TTTAGTTATCAAAGAAATTGCCCTAGAAGCCACTATTGAGGGTCGTCCTGTACGCATTGGCGGAATTGCTAAAGGTTCAGGCATGATTGCACCCAATATGGCAACTATGCTGGGGTTTATTACCTGCGATGCTGCTGTGTCTACTGGTTTGTGGCACGAAATGCTAAAACGAGCCGTAGATAAAAGCTTTAATCAGATTACCGTAGATGGCGACACTAGTACTAATGATTGCGTGCTTGCTTTAGCTAATGGGCAGTCTCGCACTACCGCCATTACTAGCGATAGTGCTAACGCCCAAAAGTTAGAGGCAATGCTCACTGAAGTCTGTCAATATTTAGCAAAGGCAGTGGCTCGTGATGGCGAAGGAGCAACCTGCCTGATTGAAGTACAGGTATCAGGAGCGGCAGACGATCGCGCTGCTTCCCAAGTAGCCAAAACTATTGCTGGCTCATCTTTAGTCAAGTCAGCAGTTTTTGGGCGCGATCCTAACTGGGGCAGAATTGCAGCAGCAGCAGGTAGAGCAGGGGTCAAGTTTCATCAAGACGAGTTGAATATTAAGCTAGGAGACATCGTGTTGATGAAAAATGGTCAACCCCAAGACTTTGACCGCAGTGGGGCAAGTGACTATCTCAAGCAAGCA
This DNA window, taken from Pleurocapsa sp. FMAR1, encodes the following:
- the argJ gene encoding bifunctional ornithine acetyltransferase/N-acetylglutamate synthase, with the translated sequence MVDWQVVNGGITAPKGFRAAGVVAGLKSSGAKDLALILSETDAIAAGVFTTSQVRAACVDYCRQRLQAKASARAILCNAGQANAATGEPGWNDAIETAKLLGEALNISGDAVLLASTGVIGQRIKMDALRRGIPQVVSAATVEGGADAAKAIVTTDLVIKEIALEATIEGRPVRIGGIAKGSGMIAPNMATMLGFITCDAAVSTGLWHEMLKRAVDKSFNQITVDGDTSTNDCVLALANGQSRTTAITSDSANAQKLEAMLTEVCQYLAKAVARDGEGATCLIEVQVSGAADDRAASQVAKTIAGSSLVKSAVFGRDPNWGRIAAAAGRAGVKFHQDELNIKLGDIVLMKNGQPQDFDRSGASDYLKQAAAGEYLKTDTVLISVNIGVGTGKSTAWGCDLTYKYVEINAEYTT